One window of Trichoderma breve strain T069 chromosome 3, whole genome shotgun sequence genomic DNA carries:
- a CDS encoding RING-variant domain-containing protein, translating to MDDAWDASDVGPAAQLRDTTRHDDGLGATDTAPSICRICRGEGTQAEPLFYPCKCSGSIKYVHQDCLMEWLSHSQKKYCELCKTPFRFTKLYAPDMPQSLPVHIFVEHMAKYLFRNFLVWLRAAVAISVWVFWLPYFMRAVWSFMFWVSDEGPGAGSIMSRINETNNTMSNIPSSILAIGTCPASPLLAATTTSAAEVEAVVGQLQGKEVSDYLVRFLLGSFTSPLLASDAELGQMSNASAAPGNASQSFVTTTLLGNVAFIGNLTRSASLNRAIVSVLEGQVITVLVIISFILIILVRDYVVQQQPEINMRAAFAAPENDFPIAVPEIVQPEHLPANPEPTDSDEETLEDSDQAGAQDWRLIPADPLAAADEQPLTPDSSNHSLLDHEPYPTSSTNTSLQNDQLNSQAREGADDGDAAEERATVEDYLRIYRRANGDLQDILRIIEEEGLQEKLKYWVEVTRRSTMDNANRHAASEATSEPVAEEEEQHEQDLGSDHDTLPSPSTWKGKEPAWSPEPEDVDMSGPAADLEDDLYDIATRPRSMSDGFQEQRFVNPLANNSWSFDALPTDDDHDEVSQILPVIQEQPGQDLGDMQPTHNDDSHLNRENYRRLPERDIHQHQPVREVYQRYPVHREVYQRHPDPEDRDAHHLDAEFEAQPPHINGAAGEAAANGGDVPAGGLVDRVADFMWGNLNEQDAAEAGPVADAAVEQAAIAAERAAAIRAVAEQAAENDDLWAGANAEDGDGVPADGNAAGFDPEAIDDLEDFEGVMELIGMRGPIAGLFQNAIFCAVLVSVTIFACIFLPYNIGRVSVWLLASPMRVVRLLFELSKLLQDATFLVAGLGSWGALNIVEMLVTVVGASAKAHVVSARKMSWGLWTGAATRLSTCLFIDFFPMTTTEIHNFSAVSHDALNTVKSNILAVFYNLKDSLSMARDMGFDKILSTTTTVVGSTSETLVKLSSQLMKPSSWVIDLSLAEEWPAVDPQLAHWSSLDRFWAILAGYTTVFLIGALYLKKGSPFSRGTTMHAWEAGVIDFLQQASGIIKVILIISIEMLVFPLYCGLLLDAALLPLFEGTTLTSRIVFTCKYPMTSVFVHWFVGTGYMFHFALFVSMCRKIMRPGVLYFIRDPDDPEFHPVRDVLERNLTTQLRKILFSAFVYGALVIVCLGGVVWGLSFAMPGVLPIHYSSNEPVLEFPVDLLFYNFLMPLAVKFFKPSDALHTMYTWWFRRCARALRLTYFLFGERRIDEEGVLQLRPGTTAGRLPQTGFLLELGEGNEIVPKTWRDTFEGGDLKPNTTMNSEQRRDLRRRKAQLVDSQQLVKDGRFVRAPASDRIKIPKGQKIFLTVSERNHRRDGRSDDDLYASDQYLMVYVPPNFRARVFLFILFIWLFASVTGVGFTIIPLVFGRRIFKELIPHYIRTNDIYAFSIGVFLLGSVAYSIFHYHVIKETVQKWTEQARRDLFEGKAVGRGAMIGLRLAKLFYVYFALLIVFPLLTSLLMELYVTIPLHTYMYPPAAISTLKDQAVDRHTVRVIQSWVLGLLYLKLGSRLITSLFPDSRAATAVRSIMRRGWLRPDVRLLTRAFVIPGLMASTVAIFGPPMMAGFVIKHGGLGGGAVVEDAAEAVRLTVLYRQSYPAAAFAAILAKHAVGLVKVTNRWTAGVRDEAYLIGERLHNFGSRASGTKRSSRTQR from the exons ATGGACGACGCCTGGGACGCCTCAGACGTCGGGCCCGCCGCCCAACTTCGAGATACGACCCGGCAcgacgatggcctcggcgccACCGACACGGCCCCTTCGATATGCCGAATATGTCGTGGAGAGGGCACGCAGGCCGAGCCGCTCTTCTACCCGTGCAAgtgcagcggcagcatcaagtATGTTCACCAGGACTGCTTGATGGAGTGGCTCTCGCACTCCCAGAAAAAGTACTGCGAGCTGTGCAAGACGCCGTTCCGATTCACAAAGCTCTACGCACCAGACATGCCGCAGTCGCTGCCCGTGCACATCTTCGTCGAGCACATGGCCAAGTACCTGTTCCGCAACTTTTTGGTCTGGCTGCGGGCAGCCGTGGCCATAAGCGTCTGGGTCTTTTGGCTTCCCTACTTCATGAGGGCCGTCTGGTCCTTCATGTTCTGGGTCAGTGACGAGGGCCCGGGTGCTGGTTCCATCATGTCGCGCATCAACGAGACCAACAACACCATGTCTAATATTCCTTCGTCTATTCTGGCTATTGGCACCTGTCCCGCCAGCCCTCTACTtgctgccaccaccacgTCAGCGGCTGAGGTCGAAGCTGTAGTCGGGCAGCTCCAGGGCAAGGAAGTTTCCGATTACTTGGTGCGATTCTTACTCGGCTCATTCACCTCTCCCTTGCTGGCCTCAGATGCTGAGCTTGGACAGATGTCCAATGCATCTGCAGCACCAGGCAACGCTAGTCAATCATTCGTTACTACGACCCTCCTCGGCAATGTCGCATTCATTGGCAACCTAACGAGAAGTGCCAGCTTGAACCGTGCCATTGTATCTGTGTTGGAAGGGCAGGTCATTACCGTTCTGGTAATAATCtccttcattctcatcatacTTGTTAGAGACTATGTGGTTCAACAACAGCCAGAAATCAATATGAGAGCCGCCTTTGCCGCACCGGAAAATGACTTCCCGATTGCTGTACCAGAGATTGTTCAGCCAGAACACTTGCCGGCAAACCCAGAACCCACCGATTCGGACGAGGAAACCCTGGAGGACAGCGATCAGGCGGGTGCCCAAGACTGGCGATTGATCCCAGCGGACCCGCTCGCGGCTGCTGACGAGCAGCCATTGACTCCGGATTCCTCGAATCATTCCCTGCTAGACCATGAACCGTACCCCACTTCCAGTACCAACACGTCGTTACAGAACGACCAACTGAATTCCCAGGCACGTGAAGGTGCTGATGATGGGGATGCTGCGGAAGAACGAGCCACTGTCGAAGACTATCTGCGAATTTACCGCCGCGCAAATGGAGATCTCCAAGACATATTACGAATCATCGAGGAGGAAGGGCTccaagagaagctcaaatACTGGGTCGAGGTTACTAGGCGATCGACTATGGACAATGCTAACCGTCACGCCGCAAGCGAGGCTACAAGTGAGCCTGTcgcggaggaagaggaacaGCACGAGCAAGATCTTGGTTCGGATCATGACACcctcccatctccatccacatggaaaggaaaagaaccGGCTTGGTCTCCGGAACCTGAAGACGTCGATATGTCGGGCCCGGCTGCTGACTTGGAGGATGATCTATATGATATTGCCACCAGACCTCGTTCAATGTCTGACGGCTTCCAAGAGCAACGATTCGTTAATCCGCTGGCCAACAACTCATGGTCCTTTGATGCACTTCCTACAGATGACGACCACGATGAAGTATCTCAAATCCTTCCCGTCATCCAAGAGCAGCCCGGACAGGATCTTGGCGATATGCAGCCAACCCATAATGACGACAGCCATCTCAACAGAGAAAACTATCGGCGCCTTCCGGAGAGGGATatccaccaacaccaacccGTCAGAGAAGTCTACCAACGCTACCCTGTACATAGAGAAGTGTATCAGCGCCATCCGGATCCAGAAGATAGAGACGCCCACCACTTGGATGCTGAATTCGAAGCTCAACCGCCTCACATAAACGGTGCGGCCGGGGAAGCCGCTGCCAACGGTGGTGATGTCCCAGCCGGTGGCCTCGTCGACAGAGTTGCCGACTTCATGTGGGGCAATTTGAATGAGCAGGATGCTGCAGAAGCCGGCCCTGTTGCTGACGCTGCCGTTGAACAAGCAGCCATCGCCGCCGagagagctgctgctataCGAGCTGTTGCTGAGCAAGCGGCTGAAAATGACGACCTCTGGGCGGGGGCTAACGccgaggatggtgatggggtTCCCGCCGACGGCAACGCTGCTGGATTCGATCCCGAGGCAATCGACGACTTGGAAGATTTCGAGGGAGTCATGGAACTCATTGGCATGCGTGGCCCTATTGCAGGGCTTTTCCAAAACGCCATATTCTGCGCCGTGCTTGTGTCTGTCACCATCTTTGCTTGCATTTTCCTCCCCTACAACATTGGACGTGTCTCGGTCTGGCTCCTTGCAAGCCCCATGCGAGTTGTTCGCTTGCTCTTCGAGCTCTCCAAGTTGCTACAGGATGCCACTTTCCTGGTCGCTGGACTTGGCTCTTGGGGCGCGCTGAACATTGTCGAGATGCTCGTAACCGTCGTGGGCGCCTCCGCTAAAGCCCATGTCGTTTCGGCTAGGAAAATGTCTTGGGGCTTATGGACAGGCGCTGCTACCAGATTATCTACGTGCCTCTTCATAGACTTTTTCCCCATGACGACAACGGAAATTCACAACTTTTCGGCAGTGAGCCACGACGCACTCAACACCGTCAAGTCAAACATCTTGGCTGTGTTCTATAACCTCAAGGATAGCCTGAGTATGGCCCGCGATATGGGTTTCGACAAGATCCTGTcaacgacaacgacggtGGTTGGTTCCACCTCCGAGACGCTTGTCAAGCTTTCATCCCAGCTTATGAAGCCCAGTTCGTGGGTGATTGATCTGAGCTTGGCCGAAGAGTGGCCTGCAGTCGATCCGCAGTTGGCACATTGGTCAAGCTTGGACAGATTTTGGGCAATTCTCGCCGGCTACACCACCGTGTTTCTGATTGGTGCGTTGTATCTGAAAAAGGGAAGCCCGTTCTCGAGGGGCACGACGATGCATGCATGGGAGGCCGGTGTCATCGACTTTCTCCAGCAGGccagcggcatcatcaaagtGATACTCATCATAAGCATCGAAATGCTCGTCTTTCCTCTTTACTGCGGTCTGCTTCTCGACGCCGCCCTGCTGCCACTTTTCGAGGGCACCACGCTGACGAGCCGGATCGTCTTCACTTGCAAGTATCCGATGACGTCGGTATTTGTGCACTGGTTCGTAGGCACCGGCTACATGTTTCACTTTGCCCTCTTCGTTTCCATGTGCCGGAAGATAATGCGACCAGGCGTTTTGT ACTTCATCCGAGATCCTGACGACCCCGAGTTTCACCCCGTCCGAGATGTACTGGAGAGAAATCTCACAACTCAACTGAGGAAgattctcttctctgctttcGTGTACGGAGCTCTCGTGATTGTGTGTCTCGGTGGTGTTGTGTGGGGCCTGTCATTTGCCATGCCAGGCGTGCTCCCCATTCACTACTCTTCCAACGAGCCAGTATTGGAATTTCCAGTCGATTTGCTCTTTTACAACTTCCTCATGCCCCTTGCCGTCAAATTCTTCAAGCCCAGCGACGCGCTCCACACCATGTACACTTGGTGGTTCCGCAGATGTGCACGAGCTCTCAGGCTGACATATTTCCTGTTtggggagagaagaattGACGAGGAAGGAGTTTTGCAGCTTCGTCCTGGAACTACGGCTGGCAGGCTCCCTCAGACGGGTTTCCTGCTCGAGCTCGGTGAGGGGAACGAAATTGTACCTAAGACTTGGCGAGATACCTTTGAGGGTGGCGATTTGAAGCCAAACACGACCATGAACTCCGAACAAAGGAGAGACCTCCGCCGCAGAAAGGCTCAGCTCGTCGATTCCCAGCAGCTTGTCAAGGATGGTCGATTTGTCCGGGCCCCCGCATCGGATCGTATCAAGATTCCCAAGGGGCAGAAGATTTTTCTGACAGTGAGCGAGCGCAACCACCGCCGAGATGGCCGGTCGGACGACGATCTCTATGCTTCAGACCAGTACCTTATGGTCTACGTGCCTCCCAACTTCCGCGCAAGAGTCTTTTTattcattctcttcatctggcTTTTCGCCTCGGTCACCGGTGTGGGCTTCACCATTATCCCCCTGGTTTTTGGCAGACGAATTTTCAAGGAGCTGATACCACACTACATCCGAACGAACGACATCTACGCCTTCAGCATTGGCGTGTTCTTGCTCGGCTCAGTTGCCTATTCGATATTCCACTACCACGTCATTAAGGAGACGGTTCAGAAGTGGACTGAGCAGGCACGCCGCGACTTGTTTGAGGGCAAGGCTGTGGGACGAGGAGCCATGATTGGCCTCCGCCTGGCTAAGCTTTTTTACGTTTACTTTGCGCTTTTGATTGTGTTCCCACTGCTTACCTCGCTGCTGATGGAGCTATATGTCACCATCCCACTGCACACGTACATGTATCCTCCTGCGGCGATTTCGACTCTAAAGGACCAGGCAGTGGATCGCCACACGGTGCGTGTCATTCAGTCGTGGGTTCTGGGACTGCTCTATCTCAAGTTGGGAAGTCGATTGATTACTTCGCTGTTCCCGGATAGCCGCGCCGCTACCGCAGTTCGTTCCATCATGCGCCGCGGGTGGCTGCGTCCCGACGTGCGCCTTCTGACGCGAGCTTTTGTTATCCCAGGCCTGATGGCATCTACTGTGGCTATTTTCGGGCCACCCATGATGGCGGGATTCGTTATCAAGCACGGTGGCCTCGGCGGAGGCGCTGTGGTCGAGGATGCCGCCGAGGCAGTAAGGCTGACGGTGCTCTACAGACAGTCTTATCCTGCGGCAGCGTTTGCCGCCATACTCGCCAAGCACGCGGTCGGTCTTGTCAAGGTGACGAACCGGTGGACGGCGGGCGTTAGGGATGAGGCGTATTTGATTGGTGAACGCCTGCACAACTTTGGGTCCAGGGCATCTGGGACAAAGAGATCTAGCAGGACCCAGCGGTAA